One window from the genome of Pseudomonas frederiksbergensis encodes:
- a CDS encoding DNA topoisomerase III, whose translation MRLYLCEKPSQAKDIAAVLGATRRGDGCWLGANVTVTWCIGHLLETAPPDAYDARYKRWVLADLPIVPAQWKMTVKPKTASQYKAVKRLLAEAKELVIATDADREGEMIARELVEHCRYRGPIQRLWLSALDEASIRKALAALKPGAETFNLYHSALGRSRADWLIGMNMSRLFTLLGRQSGYQGVLPVGRVQTPTLRLVVDRDRSIADFVPVAYWAIDVQLSHAGTAFTAQWRADPDACDDQERCLNQAMAREAAQAMGNATTARVTRVRTERLREAPPLPFDLGTLQEVCSKKLGLGAQETLDIAQSLYETYKLITYPRSDCGFLPLSQHSEAPAILAALAQADPGLAPLRDHLQPQRKSRAWNDAKVSAHHGIIPTAAAKSLDKLAGKQRAVYTLIRARYLAQFLPHHEYDRTQADFDCAGQDLRAVGKQIVEPGWKRALPEALAPARGREAPTPQTLPPLAEGRDCNVDAVTPKDLWTQPPKPFTEGDLIKAMKNVAKLVEDPLLKQKLKDTTGIGTEATRASIIQGLLDRGYLLKNGKALSATPAAFSLIDAVPRAIADPGTTAIWEQALDMVQSGEMSLEEFVTRQTAWMSKHVARCQGMSLTINGPASPAGRGAAPWKNKRKPSKRKAGGAPRKASKAT comes from the coding sequence ATGCGGTTGTACCTGTGTGAGAAACCGTCCCAGGCCAAGGACATCGCCGCGGTGTTGGGTGCCACCCGTCGCGGCGACGGTTGCTGGCTGGGCGCGAACGTCACGGTGACCTGGTGCATCGGCCATTTGCTGGAGACTGCCCCGCCGGACGCCTACGATGCCCGCTACAAGCGCTGGGTGCTGGCCGACCTGCCCATCGTGCCGGCCCAATGGAAGATGACGGTCAAGCCGAAGACCGCGAGCCAGTACAAAGCGGTCAAGCGGCTGCTGGCAGAGGCAAAGGAATTGGTCATCGCTACCGATGCCGACCGCGAGGGCGAAATGATCGCCCGGGAACTCGTCGAACATTGCCGCTATCGCGGGCCGATCCAGCGACTCTGGCTGTCAGCCCTCGACGAAGCCTCGATCCGCAAGGCCCTCGCCGCCCTCAAGCCGGGGGCGGAAACCTTCAACCTGTATCACTCGGCCCTCGGTCGCTCCCGGGCCGACTGGCTGATCGGCATGAACATGAGCCGCCTGTTCACGCTGCTGGGGCGCCAGTCCGGTTATCAAGGCGTCCTGCCGGTGGGCCGCGTGCAGACACCAACCCTGCGTCTGGTGGTGGATCGCGACCGCAGCATTGCCGATTTCGTACCGGTCGCCTATTGGGCCATCGACGTGCAACTGAGCCACGCCGGAACGGCGTTCACCGCCCAGTGGCGCGCCGACCCGGATGCCTGCGACGACCAGGAGCGCTGCCTGAACCAGGCCATGGCCCGGGAGGCCGCCCAGGCCATGGGCAACGCCACGACGGCGCGAGTGACCAGGGTTCGCACCGAGCGCCTGCGCGAGGCGCCGCCGCTGCCGTTCGACCTGGGCACCTTGCAGGAAGTCTGCTCGAAGAAACTTGGACTCGGCGCCCAGGAGACCTTGGACATTGCCCAGTCGCTCTACGAGACCTACAAGCTCATCACCTACCCGCGCAGCGATTGCGGTTTCCTGCCCTTGAGCCAGCACAGCGAAGCACCCGCCATCCTGGCCGCCCTCGCCCAGGCCGATCCGGGCCTTGCCCCGCTGCGCGATCACCTGCAGCCACAGCGCAAGTCCCGGGCCTGGAACGACGCCAAGGTCAGCGCGCACCACGGCATCATTCCCACGGCGGCGGCGAAGAGCCTCGACAAGCTCGCCGGCAAGCAACGCGCCGTCTATACACTGATTCGCGCACGTTACCTGGCGCAGTTCCTGCCCCACCATGAATACGACCGGACCCAGGCCGACTTCGATTGTGCCGGGCAGGACCTGCGTGCGGTGGGCAAGCAGATCGTCGAGCCCGGTTGGAAACGCGCCCTGCCCGAAGCATTGGCGCCCGCGCGAGGGCGGGAAGCCCCCACGCCGCAAACCCTGCCGCCGCTGGCCGAGGGCCGCGACTGCAACGTCGACGCGGTGACACCAAAGGATTTGTGGACCCAACCGCCCAAGCCGTTCACCGAAGGCGACCTGATCAAGGCGATGAAAAACGTCGCCAAGCTGGTGGAAGATCCACTGCTCAAGCAGAAACTCAAGGACACCACAGGCATCGGCACCGAAGCGACCCGGGCCTCGATCATCCAGGGCTTGCTCGACCGTGGCTACCTGCTGAAGAACGGCAAGGCCCTATCCGCCACCCCGGCGGCCTTCAGCCTGATCGACGCGGTGCCCCGGGCGATTGCCGACCCCGGCACCACCGCCATCTGGGAACAAGCACTGGACATGGTGCAAAGCGGTGAGATGAGTTTGGAGGAATTCGTCACCCGGCAAACCGCCTGGATGAGCAAGCATGTGGCCCGCTGCCAAGGCATGAGCCTGACCATCAACGGCCCGGCCAGCCCCGCCGGACGAGGCGCCGCGCCGTGGAAGAACAAACGCAAGCCGTCCAAGCGCAAGGCTGGCGGTGCGCCGCGCAAGGCGAGCAAGGCCACTTGA
- the glsB gene encoding glutaminase B, which yields MQALLNEILDAVRPLIGQGKVANYIPALGTVAANQLGIAVYSNDGEMYCAGDAETAFSVQSISKVFSLVQAIGHSGEAIWERLGHEPSGQPFNSLVQLEFERGRPRNPFINAGALVICDINQSRFAAPALSMRDFVRRLSGNPQVMVDGKVAESEYQHRARNAAMAYLMQSFGNFHNDVEAVLRSYFSHCALRMNCIDLARAFCFLANDGFCKHSGEQILSARQTQQVNSIMATSGLYDEAGNFAYRVGLPGKSGVGGGIVAVVPGQFTVCVWSPELNAAGNSLAGMAALELLSQRIGWSVF from the coding sequence ATGCAAGCACTGTTGAACGAGATCCTCGATGCGGTTCGCCCCCTGATCGGTCAGGGCAAGGTGGCCAACTACATTCCCGCCCTTGGCACTGTGGCGGCCAATCAGTTGGGTATTGCCGTCTATAGCAATGACGGCGAGATGTATTGCGCGGGCGACGCCGAGACCGCGTTTTCGGTGCAGAGTATTTCCAAGGTATTCAGCCTGGTGCAGGCCATCGGGCATTCCGGCGAGGCCATCTGGGAGCGCTTGGGCCATGAGCCCTCCGGCCAGCCTTTCAACTCCCTGGTGCAACTGGAGTTCGAACGGGGCCGTCCGCGCAACCCATTCATCAATGCCGGAGCCTTGGTGATCTGTGATATCAACCAGTCACGCTTTGCCGCTCCGGCGCTGTCGATGCGTGATTTCGTACGGCGTCTGTCCGGTAATCCCCAGGTGATGGTCGACGGCAAGGTCGCCGAGTCGGAGTATCAGCACCGTGCCCGCAACGCGGCGATGGCCTACCTGATGCAGTCCTTCGGCAATTTCCATAACGATGTGGAAGCGGTGTTGCGCAGTTATTTCAGCCATTGCGCGCTGCGAATGAACTGCATCGACCTGGCCCGGGCGTTCTGCTTTCTCGCCAATGACGGTTTCTGCAAGCACAGCGGCGAGCAGATCCTCAGCGCTCGCCAGACTCAGCAAGTCAATTCCATCATGGCCACCAGCGGCCTGTACGACGAGGCGGGCAACTTTGCCTACCGTGTCGGCTTGCCGGGCAAGAGCGGTGTGGGCGGCGGGATCGTCGCCGTGGTGCCAGGGCAGTTCACGGTCTGCGTCTGGTCGCCGGAGCTCAATGCGGCCGGCAACTCCCTGGCCGGCATGGCGGCGCTGGAATTGCTCAGCCAACGGATTGGCTGGTCGGTGTTCTAG
- a CDS encoding phage holin family protein translates to MNRPDPDIQRSAGASVPENDASVMGLLRQLTHEVPSLFTKELALAKAEFQASLNTLKAGIAGVAGGAMVLLAGFIILLMAVVYGLSTMMAPWLAALIVGVVAMIIGFVMVQSGKKQFEPSHFKPDRTLDALNKDQEALRRKAS, encoded by the coding sequence ATGAATCGACCAGACCCGGATATCCAGCGTTCCGCAGGGGCCTCGGTGCCCGAAAACGATGCCTCGGTCATGGGCCTGCTCAGGCAGTTGACCCACGAAGTGCCCTCACTGTTTACCAAGGAACTGGCATTGGCCAAGGCGGAATTCCAAGCCAGCCTCAACACCTTGAAGGCGGGTATCGCGGGGGTGGCGGGCGGCGCGATGGTGCTGCTGGCCGGCTTCATCATTCTGCTGATGGCGGTGGTGTATGGCCTGAGCACGATGATGGCGCCCTGGCTGGCCGCGCTGATCGTGGGCGTGGTGGCGATGATCATCGGTTTCGTCATGGTGCAGTCCGGCAAGAAGCAATTCGAACCGTCCCATTTCAAGCCTGACCGAACGCTCGACGCCTTGAACAAAGATCAGGAAGCCCTGCGGAGGAAAGCCTCATGA
- a CDS encoding ferritin-like domain-containing protein, with translation MARKTVTDLFIHELSDVYSAEKQITRALPRMARATTNPLLAQAFNDHLEETQGQIERIDTLVEVAGIKLKRMKCIAMEGLVEESKELIEEIDKGAVLDAGLIGAAQKVEHYEIASYGTLIAMAKHLNLGDEVLGLLLATLKEEKATDEKLSKIAEQGGNQAATMES, from the coding sequence ATGGCCAGAAAAACAGTGACGGACCTGTTCATTCACGAGCTGTCCGACGTCTATAGCGCTGAAAAGCAGATTACCCGCGCATTGCCGCGGATGGCCCGTGCCACCACCAATCCGTTATTGGCTCAGGCTTTCAACGATCACCTTGAAGAAACCCAAGGGCAGATCGAACGCATCGACACCTTGGTCGAAGTGGCGGGCATCAAGCTCAAGCGCATGAAGTGCATCGCCATGGAAGGGCTGGTGGAAGAGTCCAAGGAGTTGATCGAGGAAATCGACAAAGGTGCGGTGCTCGACGCGGGGCTGATCGGCGCTGCGCAGAAAGTCGAGCACTACGAAATCGCCAGCTACGGCACCTTGATCGCCATGGCCAAGCATTTGAACCTGGGCGATGAAGTGCTCGGCCTGCTGCTGGCGACGCTCAAGGAAGAAAAAGCGACCGACGAGAAGCTGTCCAAGATAGCCGAGCAGGGTGGCAACCAAGCGGCGACGATGGAGTCTTGA
- a CDS encoding response regulator: protein MNSMPKGNGQATTRLILVVEDDPTILEFLCEILEEEGFVVEPRESADSALTFLEESADYVDLLLTDITMPGEMDGADLANLTGDRWPQIPLLIMSGFETPESAGIKHQASFIAKPWALGQMLDLVESTVKSHSVH from the coding sequence ATGAATTCGATGCCGAAGGGCAACGGACAGGCGACCACACGTTTGATTCTCGTTGTTGAGGATGATCCGACCATCCTGGAGTTTCTCTGTGAGATCCTGGAGGAAGAAGGGTTTGTCGTCGAGCCAAGGGAAAGCGCCGATTCGGCGCTGACATTCCTGGAAGAGAGCGCCGATTACGTGGACCTGCTACTGACCGACATCACCATGCCCGGTGAAATGGACGGCGCCGACCTGGCCAATCTGACCGGGGATCGTTGGCCGCAGATACCGCTGCTGATCATGTCGGGGTTCGAGACCCCGGAAAGCGCCGGGATCAAACACCAGGCCTCGTTCATCGCCAAGCCATGGGCGCTGGGGCAGATGCTGGACCTGGTGGAAAGCACCGTGAAAAGCCATTCAGTGCACTGA
- a CDS encoding saccharopine dehydrogenase C-terminal domain-containing protein produces the protein MKHHVPFTGHLVFIGFGSIARATLPLLLGQDDIEVQQITVIAPVIEQNIWFKERGIQFVCEALTEQNFAQTLDRFVQPGDFIVNLSVEVSSLAVIAYASVKGALYLDTCVEPWAGGYNDPQLDLSHRTNYALRYQVLDLRKRLGRGPTAVVAHGANPGLITHLLKAGLMELAVQLGHPLPEAGEGIDWARLCMGLGIKVIHFAERDTQCSQRLKEDDEFVNTWSVHGFISEGSQPAELGWGSHERTWPSFARRHRFGSRNAIYLERPSASVLVKTWTPLGGPCLGMMITHHETASTADLLTVKDQRKLIYRPTLHYAYHPCNDALLSVHELIGRGWQTQTRQRILNGEIDSGGVDALGVLLMGHDWNAYWFGSLLSIDEARALVPFNNATSLQVAAGVLSGIVWAVEHPDRGIVEPEQMDYERVLEIARPYLGTLVGQRTDWTPSGASPKPTAQESAQDWQFAHFTRF, from the coding sequence ATGAAACATCACGTCCCGTTCACCGGCCATCTGGTCTTCATCGGCTTCGGCTCCATTGCCCGGGCCACCTTGCCCTTGCTGCTGGGACAAGATGACATCGAGGTCCAGCAGATCACCGTCATCGCCCCAGTAATCGAGCAGAACATCTGGTTCAAGGAGCGAGGTATTCAGTTTGTCTGTGAGGCGTTGACCGAGCAGAACTTCGCGCAAACCCTGGATCGCTTCGTCCAACCGGGGGATTTCATTGTCAACCTGTCGGTGGAGGTCAGCTCCCTGGCGGTCATTGCCTATGCTTCCGTCAAGGGCGCGCTGTACCTGGACACCTGCGTCGAGCCCTGGGCCGGCGGCTACAACGATCCACAGTTGGACCTTTCCCACCGCACCAATTATGCATTGCGCTACCAGGTGCTGGATTTGCGCAAGCGATTGGGCAGGGGGCCGACGGCAGTGGTTGCCCACGGCGCCAACCCTGGCTTGATCACGCATTTGCTCAAGGCTGGGCTGATGGAATTGGCCGTGCAGTTGGGCCATCCGCTACCCGAGGCCGGTGAGGGGATCGACTGGGCCAGGTTGTGCATGGGACTGGGCATCAAGGTCATTCATTTTGCCGAACGCGATACCCAGTGCTCCCAGCGTCTCAAAGAGGATGATGAGTTCGTCAACACCTGGTCGGTGCACGGATTTATCAGTGAGGGTAGCCAGCCGGCGGAGCTGGGTTGGGGCAGTCACGAGCGCACGTGGCCGTCTTTTGCGCGGCGACACCGCTTCGGCAGCCGTAACGCGATCTATCTGGAACGGCCGAGCGCCAGTGTGTTGGTAAAGACTTGGACACCCTTGGGCGGTCCATGCCTGGGCATGATGATCACCCATCACGAGACCGCTTCGACGGCCGACCTGCTGACCGTCAAGGATCAACGCAAATTGATCTATCGGCCAACGCTGCATTACGCCTATCACCCTTGCAATGACGCGTTGCTGTCGGTTCATGAGCTGATCGGCCGAGGCTGGCAGACCCAAACCCGGCAACGCATCCTCAACGGTGAAATCGACAGCGGCGGGGTCGATGCCCTGGGCGTGTTGCTCATGGGGCACGACTGGAATGCCTACTGGTTCGGCTCGCTGTTGAGCATCGACGAAGCCCGGGCGCTGGTCCCATTCAACAACGCCACCAGCCTGCAAGTGGCGGCGGGGGTCCTGTCGGGGATCGTCTGGGCGGTCGAGCATCCGGATCGCGGTATCGTCGAACCCGAACAGATGGATTACGAACGCGTGCTGGAAATCGCCAGGCCCTACCTGGGCACGCTGGTGGGCCAGCGCACCGACTGGACACCCAGTGGCGCCAGCCCCAAGCCTACCGCGCAGGAATCGGCGCAGGACTGGCAGTTCGCGCACTTCACCCGGTTCTGA
- a CDS encoding TonB-dependent siderophore receptor — translation MSRVNAPGRLAIAMKIGLLAATSSSAWMVQASTMSGASSQQRSVQAYDIGAGTLMDVLTRFASQAGVALSFDAAQLQGLQSPGLNGSFGVADGFARILGDSGLQAEPQASGTYRLRAVPSRGSAMELGTTTIDGQLLTATTEHSGSYTTGAVTIGKGEHALRETPQSVTVITRKMLDDQNLNTIDQVMEKTPGITVYDSTMGGKYFYSRGFRMSGQYQYDGVPLDMGNSYVQADSFSSDMAYYDRVEVLRGAAGMMKGSGGTSGGVNFVRKRGQATPQTELSLSGGTWDNYRGQVDTGGPLNDAGTVRGRAVIAEQSRHYFYDDARRKDQVFYGALDVDLTPDTTLGLGVAYEDVDASPCWGGLPRYRNGSDLKLSRSTCLDPSWNTWRSQRTTVFGDLRHQLNDDWAVKLAGVYTKNTQDIKYAFASGSVAPGSSTTNLLGSMYDYDQVDYGLDAYLDGKFDAFGQRHELIFGVNASRSDKDDFYSVALLPQKQNVFDPDRHIPEPDDSYFIENSTRGGPVKTVTEQHGVYSTLRLKLADPLTFVVGSRVSWYSSKSDSVFLTGGTEHARSTETGQVTPFAGVLLDLNQHLTAYASYSDIFTPQGNYRSQSGSALKPLMGESYELGIKGEWFEGRLNTAFNLFRTVQKDQAQTDYNSSCASSDGYCYENAGKVRAQGFEAEISGEVIERLQLLAGYTYTQTKTLDDIDTSLNGGSFNSYVPRHMLRLWGDYALGGALERFSVGAGVNAQSDNFRVSPASGEKITQAGYAVWNGRVGYRIDDTWSVALNGNNLFDKRYYSTIGTESFGNYYGEPRNFTATVKARF, via the coding sequence ATGTCTCGCGTGAACGCGCCAGGTCGTCTGGCGATTGCAATGAAAATCGGGTTGTTGGCTGCTACGTCGTCCAGTGCCTGGATGGTACAGGCGAGCACGATGTCAGGCGCTTCGAGCCAGCAACGTTCGGTGCAGGCTTACGATATTGGCGCAGGTACCCTCATGGATGTGCTGACGCGCTTCGCCAGCCAGGCGGGTGTTGCACTCTCGTTCGATGCCGCACAACTCCAAGGATTGCAGTCGCCAGGCTTGAACGGTTCCTTTGGCGTGGCCGACGGCTTCGCTCGCATCCTGGGCGATAGCGGCCTGCAAGCCGAGCCCCAGGCCAGCGGGACCTATCGGCTTCGGGCCGTGCCGTCTCGCGGTTCGGCGATGGAATTGGGCACGACCACCATTGACGGGCAACTGCTCACGGCGACCACCGAACATAGCGGCTCCTACACCACCGGAGCGGTCACCATCGGCAAAGGCGAACACGCGCTGCGCGAGACGCCGCAATCGGTCACGGTGATCACCCGCAAGATGCTCGACGACCAGAACCTGAACACCATCGATCAGGTCATGGAAAAAACGCCCGGCATCACCGTCTACGATTCGACCATGGGCGGCAAGTATTTCTATTCCCGCGGGTTCCGAATGTCGGGTCAATACCAGTACGACGGTGTTCCGCTGGACATGGGCAACAGCTATGTCCAGGCGGACAGCTTCAGCAGTGACATGGCCTATTACGATCGAGTCGAAGTCCTGCGCGGCGCCGCCGGGATGATGAAAGGTTCCGGCGGTACTTCAGGTGGCGTCAATTTCGTTCGCAAGCGCGGCCAGGCCACGCCCCAGACTGAACTCAGCCTCTCGGGTGGCACTTGGGACAACTACCGCGGGCAAGTCGATACAGGCGGCCCCCTGAACGACGCCGGCACTGTACGGGGCAGGGCAGTGATCGCCGAGCAGAGCCGGCATTATTTTTACGACGATGCCCGGCGCAAGGACCAGGTCTTTTACGGCGCCCTGGACGTCGACCTGACCCCCGACACGACGCTTGGCCTGGGCGTGGCCTATGAGGACGTCGATGCGAGCCCGTGCTGGGGTGGGCTTCCACGCTACCGCAATGGCAGCGATTTGAAGCTCAGTCGTTCCACTTGCCTGGACCCGTCGTGGAATACCTGGCGCAGCCAGCGGACCACAGTGTTCGGCGACCTGCGGCACCAGCTCAACGACGACTGGGCCGTGAAGCTCGCGGGGGTCTATACGAAAAATACCCAGGACATCAAATACGCCTTTGCATCGGGCTCGGTGGCACCCGGTTCCTCGACCACTAATTTGCTCGGCAGCATGTACGACTATGATCAGGTCGATTACGGTCTCGACGCCTACCTGGACGGCAAGTTCGACGCCTTCGGCCAGCGCCATGAGTTGATCTTCGGCGTCAATGCCAGTCGTTCGGACAAAGACGATTTCTACTCGGTCGCCTTGTTGCCGCAGAAGCAGAATGTATTCGATCCGGACCGGCACATTCCCGAACCGGACGACAGCTACTTCATCGAAAACTCGACGCGAGGGGGGCCGGTCAAGACTGTAACCGAGCAGCACGGCGTATATTCGACGCTTCGCCTGAAGTTGGCGGACCCGTTGACCTTCGTAGTGGGTAGCCGGGTGAGCTGGTACAGCTCCAAGAGTGACTCGGTATTTCTCACGGGCGGTACGGAACACGCCAGGAGCACCGAGACCGGCCAGGTCACGCCGTTTGCCGGTGTGTTGCTGGACCTCAACCAACACCTGACCGCCTACGCCAGCTATTCGGACATCTTTACGCCCCAAGGCAATTACCGCTCGCAAAGTGGTTCGGCGCTCAAGCCGTTAATGGGCGAGAGTTACGAACTGGGGATCAAGGGCGAATGGTTCGAGGGCCGCTTGAACACCGCTTTCAACCTGTTCCGCACTGTGCAGAAAGACCAGGCCCAGACCGACTACAACTCAAGCTGTGCGTCGTCGGATGGCTATTGCTACGAAAACGCCGGCAAGGTTCGCGCCCAGGGTTTCGAAGCCGAGATCAGCGGCGAGGTCATCGAGCGGCTGCAGTTGCTGGCCGGATACACCTACACCCAGACCAAGACCCTCGACGACATAGACACCAGCCTCAACGGTGGCTCGTTCAACAGCTACGTGCCACGCCATATGCTGCGTCTGTGGGGCGACTACGCCCTCGGCGGGGCATTGGAACGCTTCAGCGTTGGCGCCGGGGTCAATGCCCAAAGCGATAACTTCCGCGTATCGCCGGCCAGCGGCGAGAAGATCACCCAGGCCGGTTATGCCGTATGGAACGGCCGCGTTGGCTACCGCATCGATGACACCTGGTCAGTGGCGCTCAATGGCAACAATCTGTTCGATAAGCGTTACTACTCCACCATCGGGACGGAGAGCTTCGGTAACTATTACGGTGAACCCCGCAACTTCACCGCGACGGTGAAGGCACGTTTCTGA
- a CDS encoding DUF3618 domain-containing protein, translated as MKDEFKTESQKSPETIEREIDEQRAHISHIVDALGSKFTPGQMLDQALGLVKGNGAEFFGNLGTTVRNNPVPTVLTTVGLCWLMLGQNHPSRVGYRVGPDQDSSGWTDGVASGLGSARNHLHDTTDSLREGFHHLKDKASHMADDLSASARHARNRAHETGDRMTQGSHDLGDQFSRLLKEQPLMMAAAGIALGAMLGAALPSTSTEQRVMGKTSAGLADKAKQKAREGYETVRDTVSKTTEHRDEPSVTPANGRVHSGADLSGGLGTS; from the coding sequence ATGAAGGATGAATTCAAAACCGAATCGCAGAAAAGCCCGGAGACCATCGAGCGCGAGATCGATGAGCAGCGCGCCCATATCAGCCACATCGTCGATGCCTTGGGCAGCAAATTCACCCCAGGGCAAATGCTCGATCAGGCCTTGGGCCTGGTGAAGGGAAATGGCGCGGAATTTTTTGGCAACCTGGGCACTACGGTGCGCAACAACCCGGTGCCGACCGTGCTGACTACGGTTGGCCTGTGCTGGTTGATGCTCGGCCAGAACCACCCATCACGGGTTGGCTATCGTGTCGGTCCTGACCAGGATTCCAGCGGCTGGACCGATGGGGTGGCCAGTGGGTTGGGCAGTGCCAGGAACCATTTGCATGACACCACCGACTCCTTGCGCGAAGGCTTTCACCACCTCAAGGACAAGGCCTCTCACATGGCCGATGATTTGAGCGCCAGTGCTCGTCATGCCCGCAATCGTGCACATGAAACGGGTGATCGAATGACCCAGGGTTCGCACGACCTGGGCGATCAGTTCAGCCGCCTGCTCAAGGAGCAACCGTTGATGATGGCGGCCGCGGGTATCGCCTTGGGCGCCATGTTGGGCGCAGCCTTGCCGAGCACTTCCACCGAACAGCGGGTGATGGGCAAGACCAGCGCCGGCCTGGCCGACAAGGCCAAGCAAAAGGCTCGCGAGGGCTACGAAACGGTGCGTGATACGGTGAGCAAGACCACCGAGCATCGTGATGAGCCTAGCGTCACGCCGGCCAACGGACGGGTGCATTCCGGCGCGGATCTTTCCGGCGGGCTGGGGACTTCGTAG
- a CDS encoding sigma-70 family RNA polymerase sigma factor yields the protein MSANDLYLRSAVNDLYCDHHGWLQGWLRKRLGNTFDAADLAQDTFVRVIKARSALDIREPRPYLSMIAKGLLVDLFRRRSLEQSYLDALAAMPERQQPSLEEQAILFQALMEIDRLLQGLGPRVKQVFILSQFNGLTYPQIAERLDVSVRTVNNHMAKAMEHCCLMQIQLQLA from the coding sequence ATGTCCGCCAACGATCTGTACCTACGCAGTGCCGTCAACGATCTGTATTGCGACCATCACGGCTGGCTTCAAGGCTGGCTGCGCAAGCGCCTGGGTAACACGTTTGATGCGGCAGACCTGGCCCAGGATACCTTCGTTCGCGTGATCAAGGCGCGCTCGGCCCTGGATATACGCGAGCCGCGGCCCTATCTGTCGATGATCGCCAAAGGCTTGCTGGTTGACCTTTTTCGCCGCCGCTCCCTTGAGCAATCGTACCTGGATGCGCTGGCCGCCATGCCTGAACGGCAGCAGCCGTCGCTGGAAGAGCAGGCGATCCTGTTCCAGGCCCTCATGGAAATCGATCGGCTGCTTCAAGGGCTGGGACCGCGGGTCAAGCAAGTGTTCATCCTGTCGCAATTCAACGGTCTGACGTACCCGCAGATCGCCGAGCGCCTGGACGTCAGCGTGCGCACGGTCAATAACCATATGGCCAAGGCCATGGAACACTGCTGCCTGATGCAGATCCAGTTGCAGCTTGCATGA
- a CDS encoding FecR domain-containing protein, with the protein MSLSPEQLQAIRAAAQWYARLHSGTAADADRAGWRAWLAADPLHDQAWQRMAAVSEQMASVPGALAAPTLSEPPGRSRRQVLRSALLLTTTGCLGWLGWRSETAQNLRCDYRTGIGERRAFQLADGSTVLLNTDTSIDVRFDGKQRVVRLLWGEIIVTTAVDPAQRPFKVITEQVEVLALGTRFIVRAQAQRGEVAVLEKAVEVSLRSGGPATRVDAGSQLDFSDRSLGRPRANDVSVGAWQRGSIIAIDRRLDALLAELSRYRMGVLRCDPAIGDLKVSGVFPIDNTDLALAALESGFPLRVTRYSRFWVQVSHSR; encoded by the coding sequence ATGAGCCTGTCACCCGAGCAACTGCAAGCCATTCGTGCCGCGGCGCAATGGTACGCCCGGCTTCACTCCGGTACCGCGGCTGACGCGGATAGGGCCGGATGGCGCGCCTGGTTGGCCGCGGATCCGTTGCATGATCAGGCGTGGCAACGCATGGCGGCGGTGTCTGAACAAATGGCCAGCGTGCCGGGCGCATTGGCCGCCCCCACCTTGAGCGAACCTCCTGGCCGTTCGCGACGGCAAGTGTTGCGAAGCGCCTTGTTGCTCACGACCACCGGTTGCCTGGGGTGGTTGGGCTGGCGAAGCGAGACCGCGCAGAACTTGCGTTGCGATTACCGGACCGGCATCGGCGAGCGGCGAGCGTTCCAATTGGCGGACGGCAGCACCGTACTGCTCAACACTGACACATCGATCGACGTTCGTTTCGATGGCAAACAACGCGTTGTTCGTCTGTTGTGGGGTGAGATTATCGTTACGACTGCAGTCGATCCTGCGCAGCGCCCCTTCAAGGTCATTACTGAACAAGTCGAAGTGTTGGCCTTGGGAACCCGTTTTATCGTCCGCGCCCAGGCCCAGCGTGGCGAGGTGGCGGTGCTTGAGAAGGCCGTCGAGGTCAGTTTGCGCAGTGGCGGCCCCGCGACGCGGGTCGATGCCGGTAGCCAGCTGGATTTCAGCGACCGGTCGCTGGGCAGGCCAAGGGCCAACGACGTGTCGGTCGGCGCCTGGCAACGAGGCAGCATCATTGCCATCGACCGTCGATTGGATGCGTTGCTGGCAGAGCTGTCGCGCTATCGCATGGGAGTACTGCGTTGCGACCCGGCGATTGGCGATTTGAAAGTTTCCGGGGTTTTCCCCATCGACAATACCGACCTTGCCCTTGCGGCGCTCGAGAGCGGTTTCCCATTGCGGGTGACTCGATACAGCCGGTTCTGGGTTCAGGTGTCCCATAGCAGATAA